The following coding sequences lie in one Blattabacteriaceae bacterium genomic window:
- the ruvX gene encoding Holliday junction resolvase RuvX, with product MSKILGIDYGVKRTGISITDEFNFIACGLTTVPTKKLFYFLNEYLKKESIKKIVIGLPRQEFSLERVIQKFINDFRKKHSEELTIVRIDECFTSKLAKYALAKSYLKKKKRMDKSIVDKISAAIILQSFLDRERLISNKLDDDSPNHTLR from the coding sequence ATGTCAAAAATATTAGGAATAGATTATGGGGTGAAAAGGACTGGAATATCCATTACGGATGAGTTTAATTTTATTGCTTGCGGGTTAACTACAGTCCCAACAAAAAAGTTATTTTACTTCTTAAACGAATATTTAAAGAAAGAATCTATAAAAAAAATTGTTATAGGTCTTCCTAGACAAGAATTCTCTTTGGAAAGAGTTATTCAAAAATTTATTAATGATTTTAGAAAAAAACATTCTGAAGAACTTACAATAGTTCGTATTGACGAATGTTTTACTTCAAAATTAGCTAAATATGCACTTGCAAAAAGTTATCTAAAAAAGAAAAAAAGAATGGATAAATCTATTGTAGATAAAATAAGTGCTGCAATTATTTTGCAGTCTTTTCTAGATAGAGAAAGATTAATCTCTAATAAATTAGATGATGATTCTCCCAATCATACTTTACGGTAA
- the rplS gene encoding 50S ribosomal protein L19 produces the protein MQSLIKYVQEKYVIKERKFPVFQSGDTITVHYEVIEGEKNRTQSFKGVVIQKKGKKFVKTFTLRKKSGDIGIERIFMINQPSIKKIEINKKGKVRRSRIYYLRNLKGKKIKEKR, from the coding sequence ATGCAAAGTCTTATAAAATACGTGCAAGAAAAATATGTAATAAAGGAAAGAAAATTCCCAGTTTTCCAATCAGGTGATACTATTACAGTTCACTATGAAGTTATTGAAGGAGAAAAGAATAGAACTCAGTCTTTTAAGGGGGTAGTTATTCAGAAAAAAGGAAAAAAATTTGTAAAAACCTTTACTCTTCGTAAAAAGAGTGGGGATATTGGTATAGAGCGAATATTTATGATAAATCAACCGTCAATTAAAAAAATTGAAATAAACAAAAAAGGTAAAGTGAGAAGATCTAGGATTTATTATTTACGAAACCTAAAAGGAAAGAAAATTAAAGAAAAAAGGTAA
- a CDS encoding 2,3,4,5-tetrahydropyridine-2,6-dicarboxylate N-succinyltransferase, protein MKKRFKKVIEENWIDNKSWKEDSVKNVVFEIIEKLDQGTLRVSEPLNPETWKVNEWIKKSILMFFWIQKMEVFKSVNLEFNDKIPLKGRYREKNIRVVPPAIARYGSYISSGVVLMPSYVNIGAYIGASTMIDTWATIGSCAQIGERVHISGGVGIGGVLEPIHKSPVIIEDDVFVGSRCIVVEGVHIKKEAVLGANVVLTSSTKIFDVTKSQSKLMKGIIPSRSVVIPGSYPKELPAAGIYHIPCALILGKRKESTDKKTSLNEALREYKVSL, encoded by the coding sequence ATGAAAAAAAGATTTAAAAAGGTAATAGAGGAAAACTGGATTGATAATAAATCATGGAAAGAAGATTCTGTGAAAAATGTTGTTTTTGAAATAATTGAAAAACTTGATCAAGGAACTCTTAGAGTATCTGAGCCATTAAACCCAGAAACATGGAAGGTTAACGAATGGATAAAAAAATCCATATTAATGTTTTTTTGGATCCAAAAAATGGAAGTATTTAAATCAGTAAATTTAGAATTTAATGATAAAATACCATTAAAGGGGAGATATAGAGAAAAAAATATTAGAGTGGTCCCTCCAGCTATTGCACGATATGGATCTTATATCTCTTCTGGAGTTGTGCTAATGCCTTCCTATGTAAATATTGGAGCTTATATTGGAGCATCTACTATGATAGATACTTGGGCCACTATAGGGAGTTGTGCTCAAATTGGGGAAAGGGTCCATATTAGTGGAGGAGTCGGGATAGGAGGCGTTTTAGAACCTATTCATAAATCACCAGTAATTATTGAAGATGATGTCTTTGTCGGTTCAAGATGTATTGTAGTTGAAGGAGTCCATATAAAGAAAGAAGCTGTTTTAGGAGCTAATGTAGTTTTGACCTCATCCACTAAAATTTTCGATGTTACAAAATCTCAATCCAAACTAATGAAAGGAATCATTCCATCTCGTTCTGTGGTAATTCCTGGATCTTATCCTAAGGAATTACCTGCTGCAGGTATTTATCATATTCCATGTGCTCTAATTCTTGGAAAGAGAAAAGAGAGCACCGATAAAAAAACCTCTTTAAATGAAGCTTTAAGGGAATATAAAGTCTCTTTATGA
- the mnmE gene encoding tRNA uridine-5-carboxymethylaminomethyl(34) synthesis GTPase MnmE, protein MINKETIAAPATSSGALFLVRISGKESIDIVENIFRPVNSRKILRNQKSHSVHLGYLSNNGKDLDKVLVSLFRSPHSYTGEDMVEISCHGSSYIRDKLLQLLLEKGARMARPGEFTMRAFINGKMDLSQAEAVADLISAESESSHRIAMMQMRGGIFPLIKELRKELLQFASIIELELDFSEENVEFSSKEDLYKLLDKLENKLKGLIDSFSLGNAIKQGVSVVLVGAPNSGKSTLFNALLKENRSIVSKIPGTTRDVIEESLILDGIRFRFIDTAGIRQTEDDIEKISIQKTIEIVSKSQLIIYLFDATSFEEERILNDISKIRASRIFIVANKIDIVNKIDLKMIDLSYFFQISAKLGIGINGLKNALSNFVSSKILDQKMVISQWRHYEAFIGTLDSIYEIRKGLELGLSEDLVAMDIRQALHFLGEVTGDVSPDNLLENIFSKFCIGK, encoded by the coding sequence ATGATTAATAAAGAAACTATAGCAGCTCCAGCTACATCAAGTGGGGCTCTTTTTCTAGTTAGGATATCTGGAAAAGAATCTATCGATATAGTAGAAAATATTTTTAGACCAGTTAATTCAAGAAAAATTTTGAGAAATCAAAAATCTCATAGTGTCCATTTAGGATATTTATCAAATAATGGCAAGGATTTAGATAAAGTGTTAGTTTCTTTATTCAGGTCTCCACATTCCTACACAGGGGAAGATATGGTAGAAATTTCTTGTCATGGATCTTCTTATATACGAGATAAGCTTTTACAGTTGCTTCTAGAAAAAGGAGCTAGAATGGCTCGTCCTGGAGAATTTACTATGCGAGCTTTTATAAATGGAAAAATGGATCTATCTCAGGCAGAAGCTGTCGCAGATCTTATTTCTGCAGAATCTGAGTCCTCTCATCGAATTGCTATGATGCAGATGAGAGGAGGCATTTTTCCTCTTATTAAAGAGTTGCGTAAAGAACTTCTTCAATTCGCTTCTATTATTGAGCTGGAGTTGGATTTTTCTGAAGAAAATGTAGAATTTTCCAGTAAGGAAGATCTATATAAGCTTTTGGATAAGCTTGAAAATAAATTAAAAGGTTTGATTGATTCTTTTTCCTTAGGAAATGCTATAAAGCAGGGAGTTTCTGTCGTGCTAGTTGGGGCTCCAAACTCTGGAAAATCCACATTGTTTAATGCTCTATTGAAGGAAAATAGATCTATAGTTTCAAAAATTCCAGGAACTACACGTGACGTTATTGAAGAGAGTCTTATTTTAGATGGGATCCGTTTTAGGTTTATAGACACTGCGGGCATAAGACAAACAGAGGATGATATTGAGAAAATAAGTATTCAAAAAACTATTGAAATAGTTAGTAAATCACAATTGATTATTTATCTTTTTGACGCAACTTCTTTTGAAGAAGAAAGAATCCTTAATGATATTTCTAAAATTAGAGCTTCTAGAATCTTTATTGTGGCTAATAAGATTGATATAGTTAATAAGATTGATCTAAAGATGATTGATCTTTCTTATTTTTTCCAAATATCTGCTAAATTAGGGATAGGGATTAATGGATTGAAGAATGCTCTGTCTAATTTTGTATCTAGTAAAATTTTAGATCAAAAGATGGTGATTTCACAATGGAGGCATTATGAAGCATTTATAGGAACTTTGGACTCTATTTATGAAATACGAAAAGGTCTTGAACTAGGTCTTTCAGAAGACCTTGTAGCAATGGACATTCGTCAGGCTTTACATTTTTTAGGAGAAGTGACAGGAGATGTCAGTCCAGATAATTTATTGGAAAACATTTTTTCAAAATTTTGTATAGGGAAATAA